One region of Brassica napus cultivar Da-Ae chromosome A10, Da-Ae, whole genome shotgun sequence genomic DNA includes:
- the LOC106365741 gene encoding exocyst complex component SEC3A-like, protein MAKSSADDDELRRACEAAIEGTKQSIVMSIRVAKSRGVWGKSGKLGRQMAKPRVLALSVKSKGQRKKAFLRVMKYSSGGVLEPAKMYKLKHLSKVEVITNDPSGCTFTLGFDNLRSQSVAPPQWTMRNTDDRNRILVCILNICKDVLGKLPKVVGIDIVEMALWAKDNTPVVTTQRSTEDGEPVAEAVTESELKVTVEKELVSQAEEEDMEALLGTYVMGIGEAEAFSERLKRELQALEAANVHAILESEPLVDEVLNGLEAATNIVDDMDEWLGIFNVKLRHMREDIESIETRNNKLEMQSVNNKALIEELDKVIERLRVPSEYSASLTGGSFDEADMLQNIEACEWLAKALKGLEVPNLDPIYANMRSVKEKRAELKILKATFVTRASEFLRNYFASLVDFMVSDKSYFSQRGQLKRPDHADLRYKCRTYARLLQHLKSLDKNCLGPLRKAYCSSLNLLLRREAREFANELRASTKVSRNPTVWLEGSTGSSQNANTDTSAVSDAYAKMLTIFIPLLVDESSFFAHFMCFEVPALAPPGGAGSDKRPNNDDGNDDDDLGIMDIDESDKKTGKTSPDLTALNESLQDLLDGIQEDFYAVVDWAYKIDPLRCISMHGITERYLSGQKADAAGFVRLLLGDLEARVSMQFSRFVDEACHQIERNERNVRQMGVLPYIPRFAALATRMEQYIQGQSRDLVDQAYTKFVSIMFVTLEKIAQQDPKYADILLLENYAAFQNSLYDLANVVPTLAKFYHQASEAYEQACTRHISLIIYYQFERLFQFAKKIEDLMYTISPEEIPFQLGLSKMELRKMLKSSLSGVDKSIAQMYKKLQKNLASEELLPSLWDKCKKEFLDKYESFVQLVAKVYPSENVPGVTEMRGLLASM, encoded by the exons ATGGCGAAATCAAGCGCCGACGATGACGAGCTACGGCGTGCTTGCGAGGCCGCCATCGAAGGAACGAAGCAATCGATTGTCATGTCGATCCGCGTCGCCAAGAGCCGCGGTGTCTGGGGAAAGTCTGGCAAATTAGGTCGCCAAATGGCCAAACCTAGGGTTCTCGCTCTTTCCG TTAAATCAAAGGGTCAGCGGAAGAAAGCATTTCTTCGAGTAATGAAGTATTCAAGTGGAGGTGTCCTTGAG CCTGCTAAAATGTACAAACTCAAGCATCTTTCGAAAGTGGAAGTCATAACTAATGACCCAAGTGGATGCACTTTTACCCTG GGGTTTGATAATCTCAGGAGTCAAAGTGTTGCTCCTCCTCAGTGGACCATGCGCAATACTGATGACAG GAACCGAATTTTAGTTTGCATATTGAACATATGCAAAGACGTATTGGGCAAGCTTCCGAAAGTCGTTGGTATAGATATCGTCGAGATGGCCCTTTGGGCTAAG GATAACACTCCAGTAGTCACTACTCAAAGAAGTACAGAAGATGGTGAGCCTGTTGCTGAAGCTGTAACAGAAAGTGAATTGAAAGTTACTGTTGAAAAAGAACTTGTCTCTCAGGCCGAGGAAGAAGATATGGAGGCTCTCTTAGGAAC TTATGTAATGGGCATTGGTGAAGCTGAGGCATTTTCTGAAAGGCTGAAGCGAGAGCTCCAAGCTCTTGAAGCGGCAAATGTACATGCAATTCTGGAAAGCGAACCATTAGTGGATGag GTTTTGAATGGACTAGAGGCAGCAACAAATATTGTTGATGACATGGATGAATGGTTAGGGATATTTAACGTGAAACTTAGACACATGAGGGAAGACATTGAATCG ATAGAAACTCGAAACAACAAATTGGAGATGCAGTCTGTAAACAACAAAGCTCTCATTGAAGAGCTTGATAAAGTTATTGAGAGACTGCGTGTGCCTTCCGAG TATTCAGCATCCCTCACAGGAGGCTCATTTGATGAAGCAGACATGCTCCAAAATATTGAAGCTTGCGAGTGGTTAGCCAAAGCTTTAAAGGGTCTTGAAGTGCCGAACTTAGACCCCATATATGCTAATATGCGATCT GTAAAAGAGAAACGAGCAGAGCTAAAAATATTGAAAGCTACTTTTGTGACGAGAGCGTCTGAGTTCCTGAGAAACTACTTTGCTAGTTTGGTAGATTTCATGGTTAGCGACAAAAGTTACTTTTCTCAG AGAGGTCAGCTGAAGCGGCCTGACCATGCAGATTTGCGGTATAAATGCAGAACATATGCTCGTCTTTTGCAACACTTAAAG AGTCTTGATAAGAACTGTTTGGGACCATTGAGAAAAGCATACTGCAGCTCCCTGAACTTGCTCCTTCGCCGGGAG GCTCGTGAATTCGCAAATGAGCTTCGTGCAAGCACAAAAGTATCACGAAATCCTACTGTTTGGCTAGAAGGATCTACGGGTTCTAGTCAGAATGCAAACACTGATACCTCTGCAGTATCGGATGCTTATGCCAAGATGCTAACAATATTTATCCCGCTTCTTGTAGATGAG AGTTCCTTTTTTGCGCACTTCATGTGCTTTGAGGTACCAGCTCTTGCTCCACCTGGAGGTGCTGGCAGTGATAAAAGGCCCAACAATGACGAtggtaatgatgatgatgatttgggtATCATGGACATTGATGAGTCTGATAAGAAAACTG GTAAAACCTCCCCAGACCTGACGGCATTGAATGAATCTCTTCAAGATTTACTTGATGGTATTCAG GAGGATTTTTATGCTGTTGTTGACTGGGCATACAAAATAGATCCACTACGTTGCATATCAATGCATGGGATAACTGAACGGTATCTATCTGGTCAGAAAGCTGATGCTGCAGGATTTGTTCGCCTTTTGCTTGGAGATCTGGAGGCGAGGGTTTCAATGCAATTTAGCCGG TTTGTGGATGAAGCTTGTCACCAGATTGAAAGAAACGAGCGTAATGTAAGACAGATGGGCGTCTTACCATATATTCCAAG ATTTGCAGCACTCGCTACTCGTATGGAACAGTACATACAAGGACAATCTAGGGATTTGGTTGATCAGGCATACACAAAATTC GTAAGCATAATGTTTGTGACCCTCGAGAAAATTGCCCAGCAAGATCCCAAATATGCAGATATTcttcttttagaaaattatgcTGCTTTTCAGAATAG CCTGTATGACCTGGCTAATGTTGTGCCCACTTTAGCCAAGTTCTATCACCAGGCAAGTGAAGCATATGAACAAGCTTGTACCCGCCACATTAGCCTGATAATATACTAC CAATTTGAAAGACTATTTCAGTTTGCTAAAAAGATTGAAGATTTGATGTATACTATCAGCCCTGAAGAG ATACCATTCCAGCTCGGTTTGTCGAAAATGGAACTACGGAAGATGTTAAAGTCAAGCTTGTCAGGG GTGGACAAATCGATTGCACAGATGTATAAGAAGTTGCAGAAGAATCTAGCGTCCGAGGAGTTGCTACCGTCCTTGTGGGACAAATGCAAG aaggagTTTCTGGACAAGTACGAGAGCTTCGTGCAGCTAGTAGCCAAAGTTTACCCTAGTGAAAACGTTCCTGGGGTTACTGAAATGAGAGGACTTCTTGCTTCCATGTGA